TGATGGTCGATAGACCTTTCCAAGTGGGTGACCGTGTCACCTTTGAAGGTAATTATGGGGATATCATTGCTATTGGCTTGCGCTCTGTTCGTATGCGCACCCTAAACGATGACATTATCACTATCCCAAACAACAAATTCTTGAATGAGGTCGTGGTGAGCGGTAACTATGGCGCCCTTGATATGCAAGTGGTGATTCCGTTTTACGTCAGTATGGATGAAGACATTACCCTCGCCCGCGACCTAATTCAGGAAGCCGCTTCTTCAAGTCGTTACATTCACCTGCCAAAACCTGTCACTGTGTTAGTGAAGCAAACAATGGCGGACAACTACCTTGCGATACAACTGACGTGTAAAGCTTATGTAGTCGATACGGCTTATGAAAAGCTGTTTGAAACCGACATTACGCTACGCGTGATGAAAGAGTTTCGTAACCATGGCATTAAACCACCTAAAATTGCGGTTAATGCGAGCTAATTTGGCTTATTTGAGATAAAAAAAACGCCTTCAATTGAAGGCGTTTTGCTTTATTGGAACAGCTATATTTTCCAATTTTTAAATCAAACGATTAATGGTGATGCTCTACATCAGCATGAGAGCAAGCTTGTGGCTCATAACGCGTCGGTAAGACACGTTTTACCGACTGTTCAACAGTGAAAGCCGTGCGGCTAACCGGCTTCTCTTCACCCTGAACGGTATAGTTTAGCTCTTGAGTTGGCGCTGAAATAAAGAAACGATCCAATTCTCGCTCATCACAAACTACTGCGGCGCTTACCGGGCTGAGAGATTGCGCTACGTTTACGTGGAACTTGTTCATATACTCCGCATTCGTGCGGTTGTTTTTCAACGCATACTTCAGTACATCGCCATTCGCTGTTTCGACTTCCAGTGCACACTGGCCTTTACTTAGTGTCGATGAATCGTCAGCATAGACATAACCATATGCGCCATGTAACGCTGGGTAGATATAGCTTGGCAATTCATTTTTAGGATCGTAATAGCCGACGAGTGTGGTGACCGCCACGCCATATTGCTCAGGACGAATGGTTTTCTTCGATTCAAACT
Above is a window of Vibrio taketomensis DNA encoding:
- a CDS encoding mechanosensitive ion channel family protein — encoded protein: MKTIITLLLLSLFAMPAFASEEIANVENISKIASLIRWSGVFFSLFVIAGTWLLLKFINSMVESFGSQFVQYRMLLQKLQSFMQFVIYMTTGIVVFMMSFRINDQILALIGGTLAVSVGFALKDLAASFIAGITVMVDRPFQVGDRVTFEGNYGDIIAIGLRSVRMRTLNDDIITIPNNKFLNEVVVSGNYGALDMQVVIPFYVSMDEDITLARDLIQEAASSSRYIHLPKPVTVLVKQTMADNYLAIQLTCKAYVVDTAYEKLFETDITLRVMKEFRNHGIKPPKIAVNAS